A region of the Stieleria neptunia genome:
TCGGTGGCTTCGCTCAGGAAGTCGGTCACTTGCAGATCGATCAGCTCGTGTACCAAGAGTTGACGTTCTTCGCGAAGTCGATCGGTGCCTTGTTTTTCGCGAACCAATTCCATCGCGCGCCGGACAATCGACAGCTCCATCAACTCGTGCATCGACAACAATCCCATTTGCAGGGCGTCGTCGACGTCGTGGGCGTCATAGGCCATCGAGTCCGCGGCGTCGACCAGCTGGACTTCCAACAGCGGGCTGCGGCCGACGGCGGCTTCCGCCTTGTGGGCCCGCACGTCTTGCCCGTCCAGAATCTCCAACGACAGATTCAGCCCCGGGAATGTCGCGTAACGCTGTTCGAGTTGCTCGACGATGACGAGGGCAAACCCGTTGTGGGAGAACCCGCCGACCGGCTGCATGCATTCACTCAATGCGTCTTCGCCGCAATGCCCGAACGGCGGATGCCCGATGTCGTGGACCAGCGCCAGGGCCTCGGTCAGGTCTTCGTTGAGCCGCAGGACACGCGAAATCGTGCGTGCGATCGATGCGACTTCGAACGTGTGGGTCAGCCGGGTTCGATGGTAGATCCCCATCTCGCCGGTGAACACCTGCATCTTTCCCGACAGCCGCCGAAAGGCACTGCTGTGGAGAATTCGATCGCGGTCACGCGCGAAGGGGCCACGATAGGGATGATCGGGTTCCGCATACCGGCGCCCCCGAGTGTCTCGGCTGCGCATCGCGAAACTGGCGAGCAACATGTGCTCGCGGTCGTCATATCGCCGAGTGTCCAGCATCGTTGTGATCAAGAAAATCCGTTCCAGTGGGCGTCGTTTCGAGTCTGGTTTTCCAGGGGGTTATCGGAGTGTAGGTCATCGCTAGAGCTGCAATCCTAGTGAACCGTGCGAATCTCGCCCACACCAATGTGTCGAGTCCCCGCAATCGCATGGTAACATAGAGGGTCTGAAGTCGAATTCCACCGTCCCTGAAGGACCTGCCGCTTGGATTTCCAGCCCTTTTCCGTCACCTGCGTGACCTGTTCCAGCCGGTTGCGCGTCAGCCGCCCGGAACTGGTCGGCAGCATCGTGAGCTGTCCCAAGTGTCAGTCGATGGTTCAGCTGGCACCACCGAAGACGGATCCGGCGGGCGCCGCCCCGATCGCGGTGGGAACCCACCTCGTCGACAGCAATGCCTTGACGGAAGATTCGATCAGCCAGTCAGACGGGCCGGATTCAGAGGCGCCCGCGACCGAGCCCGCGGGCGGATTCGCCGAGCCGCCACCGGTCGTCGGATCGGATCCGACGCGCTCCCATCAGTCCTCGGACACCCCGCAGTCCTCGGCCCCCCCCCGGTCCTCGGGCACCGCAGCACCCGGCGACCCGAACGCTCCACAACCTGCCGCGCCGCCACCGGATTGGCACAGTCAAAAAAATGCCCGCTCACGTCGCATCGCGATGCTGGTCGCCGTCGTTCTGGCGAGCATTGTTTCTGCGTCCGTCCTGTTCGCCGTCGTACGCCGAAGCCTTTCGAGTACCGCCCAATCCCAGCGGGCCGACACGGCCGTCGCCGAGCCGGAAAACAACCCTGCTCAACCGACGCCCGACGCGACACCGGACACAGGCAACGCCACAGCCGACACCGACGACCGGGCAAACACCGACCAGACGGTGACCGATCCAACCGCTGATGCCTCCGCTGCCGACGACGAACCGCCGGGGACCGCTGACTCGGGCAACCCCAGTGATGACGCGGCGGACAGGGCGCCGGTCGAAACAGATCGGGCGAACGAAGACGCCGCCCCGCCGGGCGACCTGTTGACCGACAGTCCGCTGCTGTCGGCCAGCCCATTGGACGGGATGACGCAACTGCCCTCGGCGCCGCTTGAAACACCGCCGCTTGGGGACGCCCCCGAATCGACCGACGAGACCGGTACGCTGACGGAGTTGCCCAAAGAATTGCAAGGGCTGCTCAACGGGCTGGGCGGAATCGGTCGACCGCAATTCACCGAAACCCAACCGGCTCCGGAAACCATCGACGAAATTCAATTGGATCGCGCCGCCGAGGTGGACGTTGATTTGGAAGTCGCACTCGACCCGAGAGATGCGGCCAACATGCGGCAAGCCCTGGGGTTGACCGTGGCGATGCAGACCTCGGATCCGAACGGTTATCCGCTGAACGATTTGATGTTGCTGCTCA
Encoded here:
- the dgt gene encoding dGTP triphosphohydrolase, coding for MLDTRRYDDREHMLLASFAMRSRDTRGRRYAEPDHPYRGPFARDRDRILHSSAFRRLSGKMQVFTGEMGIYHRTRLTHTFEVASIARTISRVLRLNEDLTEALALVHDIGHPPFGHCGEDALSECMQPVGGFSHNGFALVIVEQLEQRYATFPGLNLSLEILDGQDVRAHKAEAAVGRSPLLEVQLVDAADSMAYDAHDVDDALQMGLLSMHELMELSIVRRAMELVREKQGTDRLREERQLLVHELIDLQVTDFLSEATERVVEFQGQSVSEVRDAGLRLGHSDQLARERAELESFLFEAVYRHPRLIPVRRAAYHRLQDMFEVLRHDPSRLPLRFRRRCESHPIETVVGEYLAGMTDSFCNAQYKYATDGSTGPLADW